Proteins from a genomic interval of Fibrobacter sp.:
- a CDS encoding histidine phosphatase family protein has translation MKKYFCTLLFSLVALLAGCGEDGAHHAVANPVQDDVLDEFSSSSFVMELPVSSEYTLPSLSSSFLEWSSSSFVLWSSSSWENGLLSSSSLQQESSSSKEQESSSSKNLESSSSSEWSSSSSEQQSSSSVKLTLEQEVAMDRQYVAAGSYSEFQSVSNVLNQVQPNQKLILVLRHAERGDDFSKWGQLTQNGIQQSRELGRKLKNGVPAFYGHSPFLRTKDTGRYIAMERGDIAEGAELQNSVELESLGDDWYVKDMNQHEQDKNQMGGGWQLFSKWAFEGGYEQGMYDMASRSVELITQQLIPSIPSEYSMGIFISHDKVLVPLVAYCTDRKVDLRYWQNGKWTENLQGIAIIVNEDGSRKYIPMDGLK, from the coding sequence ATGAAGAAATACTTTTGTACGTTGTTGTTCTCCTTGGTCGCCCTTCTTGCTGGCTGTGGAGAAGATGGCGCCCATCACGCAGTGGCAAATCCTGTTCAGGATGATGTTTTGGATGAGTTTTCTTCCAGTTCCTTTGTTATGGAGCTGCCAGTCAGTTCTGAATACACACTTCCATCGCTTAGCTCCTCCTTTCTTGAATGGAGTTCATCCTCATTTGTGTTGTGGTCCAGTTCTTCCTGGGAGAATGGTTTACTTTCGTCATCGTCTCTTCAGCAGGAATCTTCCTCCTCAAAAGAACAAGAGTCTTCTTCCTCGAAAAATCTGGAATCTTCCTCTTCCTCAGAATGGAGCAGTTCTTCCTCGGAGCAGCAAAGTTCCTCCTCTGTCAAGCTGACCTTGGAACAGGAAGTTGCCATGGATCGTCAGTATGTGGCCGCAGGCAGCTACAGTGAATTTCAAAGTGTGTCCAATGTCTTGAATCAGGTACAGCCTAATCAGAAACTGATTCTAGTTCTTCGTCATGCAGAACGTGGAGATGACTTCAGCAAGTGGGGCCAGCTGACTCAAAATGGAATTCAGCAGAGTCGTGAACTCGGACGTAAACTGAAAAATGGTGTCCCCGCTTTTTACGGACATTCGCCCTTCCTTCGCACCAAGGATACAGGCCGCTACATTGCCATGGAACGTGGTGACATTGCCGAAGGTGCGGAACTTCAAAATTCCGTAGAGCTGGAATCCCTAGGGGATGACTGGTACGTGAAGGACATGAACCAGCACGAACAGGACAAGAATCAGATGGGTGGCGGTTGGCAGCTGTTCTCCAAGTGGGCTTTTGAAGGCGGCTATGAGCAGGGCATGTACGACATGGCTTCCCGCAGCGTGGAACTGATTACGCAACAATTGATTCCAAGTATCCCTAGCGAATATTCCATGGGTATTTTCATTTCACATGACAAGGTGCTGGTTCCTCTCGTTGCCTACTGCACCGATCGCAAGGTGGATCTTCGCTATTGGCAAAATGGCAAATGGACTGAAAATCTGCAGGGCATTGCCATTATCGTCAACGAAGACGGCTCCCGCAAATACATCCCTATGGATGGGCTGAAGTAG
- a CDS encoding fibrobacter succinogenes major paralogous domain-containing protein — MHKKFANYEILALASAFAVGLTACGDDSSTNPAESSSSIEISSPAESSSSSATSFETGSMTDSRDGRSYKTVTIGEQTWMAENLNFAYNEPTSTLDSSSFCYDNENENCEKFGRLYLWSAAMDSAAVLNADGKSCGAGVTCDAAESVHGVCPEGWRLPQVKDWNILIAAVGNMFTAGADLKSAEGWEEGAGRDSYGFTALPAGYRHFGGTFGSMGEYAYFWTSEEYVVDHANYQSFEYNKNDAVGSMSGKNNAYSVRCIKE, encoded by the coding sequence ATGCATAAGAAATTTGCAAATTATGAAATCCTTGCACTCGCATCGGCCTTTGCAGTGGGTTTAACGGCTTGCGGTGACGACTCTTCGACGAATCCTGCGGAAAGCTCCAGTTCTATAGAAATCTCCAGTCCCGCAGAATCATCCTCCTCGTCTGCCACATCTTTTGAAACGGGTTCCATGACGGACAGTCGTGATGGTCGCTCCTATAAGACGGTTACGATCGGGGAACAAACCTGGATGGCAGAAAATCTGAATTTCGCCTACAACGAACCGACATCGACGTTGGATTCGTCCAGTTTCTGCTACGATAACGAAAACGAGAATTGCGAAAAGTTCGGGCGCTTGTATTTGTGGAGCGCCGCGATGGACTCTGCTGCCGTGCTCAATGCCGATGGCAAGAGTTGCGGTGCCGGCGTCACCTGTGATGCCGCGGAATCCGTTCACGGTGTTTGCCCCGAGGGCTGGCGCCTTCCCCAAGTCAAGGATTGGAACATCTTGATTGCCGCTGTAGGAAATATGTTTACCGCTGGTGCCGACCTGAAATCTGCCGAAGGCTGGGAAGAAGGTGCCGGTCGTGATTCCTATGGATTCACTGCACTTCCTGCTGGCTATCGTCACTTTGGCGGAACATTTGGATCCATGGGTGAATACGCCTACTTCTGGACATCCGAGGAATATGTTGTGGATCATGCGAACTATCAATCTTTCGAATACAACAAGAACGATGCTGTTGGGAGCATGAGCGGCAAAAACAATGCTTA